The following coding sequences are from one Collimonas arenae window:
- a CDS encoding ShlB/FhaC/HecB family hemolysin secretion/activation protein, translated as MGIPGQDIAAGTLTLTLIPGVIHAIRFSDPSLYGTWKTAFPTGPGKLLNLRDLEQGLEQMKRVPSQDVDMQIVPGDTPGESDVVISVKRSTPWKLTGTLDDSGAKGTGKLQAGLNLAVDNPLGLNDLFNIGISTDADRKAGQRGTTGNNIYYAIPFGYWNFAVSGSTYDYHQAVAQASQPFISHGKSRNLELKISQLFQRDQQQKNSWQFKVGKRWSHAYVDDAEIQLQNRDTTYAELAWVHTHYFGSAQLDLSIANRWGVNWFNGQTYLKDLAGQENPTTNNLHYTLQTIDATLSVPFKIADQPVTYIGTLHGQTSRSQLILADQFSIGNRYTVRGFDGELTLAAERGFYLRNELNLPIANSGQSAYVGLDYGQVYGPSVAGWPQTADRAGNSGLLGNKLAGAALGLRGGFYGLSYDVFSSWALYKPQGFNTAMPAVGFNLTYQY; from the coding sequence GTGGGTATTCCAGGACAAGATATTGCCGCCGGCACCCTCACGTTGACGCTGATCCCTGGTGTGATCCACGCGATTCGCTTTAGCGATCCGAGCCTGTACGGCACTTGGAAGACGGCTTTCCCGACTGGTCCCGGCAAGCTGCTCAATCTGCGCGACCTGGAGCAAGGGCTGGAACAGATGAAACGTGTTCCGAGCCAGGATGTGGACATGCAGATCGTGCCGGGCGATACGCCTGGTGAAAGCGATGTGGTGATTTCGGTAAAGCGCAGCACGCCGTGGAAGCTGACTGGCACGCTGGACGACAGCGGCGCCAAGGGCACCGGTAAGCTGCAAGCGGGCCTGAATCTAGCCGTCGACAATCCCTTGGGACTTAATGATCTGTTCAATATCGGCATCAGCACCGATGCTGACCGCAAGGCTGGCCAGCGCGGCACCACCGGCAACAATATTTACTACGCTATCCCTTTCGGATATTGGAACTTCGCGGTCTCGGGCAGCACCTATGATTATCATCAAGCGGTGGCGCAAGCGAGTCAGCCATTTATTTCTCACGGAAAATCGCGCAATCTGGAACTGAAGATTTCGCAACTGTTCCAGCGTGACCAGCAGCAAAAGAACAGCTGGCAATTCAAAGTCGGCAAGCGCTGGAGCCATGCCTATGTGGATGATGCCGAAATCCAGTTGCAAAACCGCGATACCACTTACGCTGAGCTGGCTTGGGTGCACACCCATTACTTCGGCAGCGCGCAACTGGATCTGTCGATAGCTAACAGATGGGGTGTGAATTGGTTCAACGGTCAGACGTATTTGAAGGATCTCGCCGGACAAGAAAATCCCACCACCAATAACCTGCACTACACCTTGCAGACCATCGACGCCACCTTGAGCGTACCGTTCAAGATCGCTGATCAGCCGGTGACCTACATTGGCACACTGCACGGTCAAACCTCGCGTTCGCAGCTCATCCTGGCGGATCAATTCAGCATCGGCAACCGATACACGGTGCGCGGTTTCGATGGAGAGCTGACCCTGGCCGCTGAACGCGGATTTTATCTGCGCAATGAACTGAATCTGCCAATCGCTAATAGCGGCCAATCTGCCTATGTCGGCCTCGACTATGGACAAGTCTACGGACCTAGTGTTGCCGGTTGGCCGCAGACAGCCGATAGAGCGGGTAATTCTGGTTTGCTCGGCAATAAGCTGGCCGGCGCTGCCCTTGGCTTGCGCGGCGGCTTCTATGGTTTGAGCTATGACGTGTTTTCCAGTTGGGCGCTATACAAGCCGCAAGGTTTCAATACCGCCATGCCTGCTGTTGGCTTCAACTTGACCTATCAATATTAA
- a CDS encoding DUF2188 domain-containing protein, which translates to MADKRMYVEQREQGDYAVRRANSDRASDVKATQGEAIQRARELNNGVAPHVERVRHTSKGKPDQWRKP; encoded by the coding sequence ATGGCTGACAAGAGAATGTACGTTGAACAACGTGAACAGGGTGACTATGCCGTCAGGCGAGCAAACTCTGATCGAGCAAGTGATGTGAAGGCAACTCAAGGAGAGGCAATCCAACGCGCCCGCGAGCTGAACAATGGTGTCGCGCCGCACGTTGAGCGTGTACGGCATACATCAAAGGGGAAGCCTGATCAGTGGCGGAAACCTTAA
- a CDS encoding DUF3892 domain-containing protein, with protein sequence MATTVKCTARRMAGGTGHEHISHLWWDRVDESGNVTERGNCTREEMVTYIEKNGNFSVWCPDRNPQLTGAWVHVHNNGRIKYVQTVADGRKTDNLLSLPQK encoded by the coding sequence ATGGCAACAACAGTTAAATGTACGGCTCGCCGGATGGCGGGAGGCACAGGGCATGAACACATCAGCCACCTCTGGTGGGACAGGGTTGATGAGTCGGGAAATGTAACCGAGCGTGGTAACTGCACGCGGGAAGAAATGGTTACCTACATTGAGAAGAACGGCAATTTTTCGGTATGGTGCCCCGACCGCAATCCTCAACTCACTGGCGCATGGGTGCATGTTCACAATAACGGGCGCATCAAGTATGTCCAAACCGTCGCGGATGGCCGAAAGACCGATAATCTGCTGTCGTTACCTCAGAAATGA
- a CDS encoding helix-turn-helix domain-containing protein produces the protein MKTVLGEKIRAQRKRLKLTLDQLAEKTGSSKSYIWELENKPVVRPSAEKITRIAEVFGVTVEFLLDDGKQDFAESDADQVFFRRISQLDATKRAQLEKFLKAIDDDE, from the coding sequence TTGAAAACTGTACTTGGTGAAAAAATACGAGCACAGCGGAAACGATTGAAGTTGACGTTGGATCAGCTTGCTGAAAAAACAGGTTCCAGCAAGAGTTACATTTGGGAATTGGAAAATAAGCCAGTGGTACGCCCTTCGGCAGAAAAAATTACTCGCATAGCCGAGGTCTTCGGCGTCACTGTTGAATTCTTACTTGATGACGGTAAGCAAGACTTTGCGGAGTCGGATGCCGATCAGGTTTTTTTTCGGCGAATCTCGCAGCTAGATGCAACAAAACGAGCGCAACTAGAAAAATTTCTGAAAGCAATCGACGACGATGAGTGA
- a CDS encoding ImmA/IrrE family metallo-endopeptidase, translating into MSDPTTPVAWGIQLAKLWLASGQGFPVRVKDIALEVTKQKFPTDPVGCVVPHGISGIDGMLSKRQKHKDWCISYDEAVTVPGRINFTIAHELGHYLLHRKVRDTFQCGVTEMMDYGSLESKRLESQANTFASYLLMPRNDFDDQIKGQEISFELLGHCAERYQTSLTATALKWLEFTAEPAMLVVADHDEFIRWSFCSQSAKRLGAYKSPGEMVPSSALDYLKENTSSSRSPRRVEAGVWHPTEEAIESAIVSDQFEQLIFLIRFPCATTPDHAEEPESDAFTVLSEKSQRLNWKK; encoded by the coding sequence ATGAGTGATCCGACCACGCCAGTTGCATGGGGTATTCAACTAGCCAAGCTCTGGCTGGCAAGTGGGCAAGGATTTCCTGTGCGCGTGAAGGATATCGCTCTCGAAGTTACGAAACAGAAGTTCCCTACTGATCCAGTCGGCTGTGTCGTGCCGCACGGGATTAGTGGAATCGATGGCATGCTGTCGAAGCGTCAAAAGCACAAGGACTGGTGCATATCTTACGACGAAGCTGTCACTGTTCCTGGCCGAATAAATTTTACGATTGCCCACGAGCTGGGACACTACCTTCTCCATCGCAAGGTACGCGATACGTTTCAGTGCGGTGTGACTGAGATGATGGACTATGGCAGCCTAGAATCTAAGCGGCTCGAATCACAGGCCAATACGTTTGCGTCATATCTGCTGATGCCGCGCAATGATTTCGACGATCAGATAAAAGGGCAAGAAATATCGTTTGAGCTGCTGGGACATTGCGCCGAACGCTACCAGACTTCGCTAACGGCTACGGCCTTGAAGTGGTTAGAGTTTACTGCTGAGCCTGCAATGCTGGTGGTGGCCGACCACGATGAATTTATTCGGTGGTCATTTTGCAGCCAGTCAGCTAAGCGACTCGGTGCATATAAGTCACCGGGCGAAATGGTTCCATCGTCGGCGCTCGATTATCTAAAAGAAAACACATCGAGTTCCCGTTCGCCACGGCGAGTGGAAGCTGGAGTGTGGCACCCTACGGAAGAAGCAATAGAATCGGCGATAGTGTCCGATCAATTCGAACAGTTAATTTTCTTAATTCGTTTTCCATGCGCGACAACTCCCGATCACGCGGAAGAGCCTGAGTCGGATGCGTTCACGGTGCTGTCAGAAAAATCCCAAAGATTAAACTGGAAGAAATGA
- a CDS encoding DUF7687 domain-containing protein translates to MTTNNIEVKAVDCGWSSKFDIEETLLRANKEFIGLDKGFWAHVRSISEAQGYTVRGAGVIKTLTAAGIVAAFRKLGLSSDHLVYGGQLTERGVVLCRYFAYRADVLDNFVQPRLMDATRAETVYNELKARLRPKLSVTMNKQSGEMKKIAYLTAIVNMIVESVAGLDGFNYNPGQLTTFTRGAMPLRTLSRRVDGALPGVVNPVALWEIKEYYYTTTFGSRVADGVYETLLDGMELEEMREHEGRNVEHMLALDAHFTWWVKGRSYLCRIIDMLHMGYVDEVLFGYEVVERLPSLVQEWVALAQQQAQAIHEPQIRGADDAVPEEDGQLF, encoded by the coding sequence TTGACGACCAACAACATCGAGGTCAAAGCGGTAGACTGTGGTTGGTCAAGCAAGTTCGACATTGAGGAGACACTTTTGCGAGCAAATAAGGAATTTATCGGATTGGACAAAGGCTTCTGGGCCCATGTCCGTAGTATATCGGAAGCACAAGGCTACACCGTCCGAGGCGCGGGTGTAATCAAGACTTTGACAGCAGCAGGGATTGTAGCAGCGTTTCGCAAGCTGGGACTTTCGAGCGATCATCTGGTTTACGGTGGACAACTGACCGAGCGTGGCGTCGTTCTCTGCCGATATTTTGCATATCGTGCTGACGTGTTGGACAATTTTGTTCAACCGCGTTTGATGGATGCGACGCGCGCGGAAACTGTCTACAACGAATTGAAGGCGCGTTTGCGTCCGAAGCTCAGTGTGACGATGAACAAGCAGTCTGGCGAGATGAAGAAAATCGCTTACCTGACAGCCATCGTAAACATGATTGTCGAGAGCGTGGCCGGCTTGGACGGATTCAATTACAACCCTGGCCAGTTGACGACATTCACTAGAGGCGCTATGCCGCTTCGCACACTGTCCCGGCGAGTCGATGGTGCGCTGCCTGGCGTCGTAAACCCGGTTGCGCTCTGGGAAATCAAGGAGTACTACTACACAACTACTTTCGGCTCTCGTGTTGCGGACGGGGTGTACGAGACGCTCTTAGATGGCATGGAATTAGAGGAAATGCGCGAGCATGAGGGGCGAAACGTAGAGCATATGCTGGCGCTGGACGCGCACTTTACGTGGTGGGTGAAGGGTCGCAGCTACCTTTGCCGAATCATTGACATGCTGCATATGGGGTACGTCGACGAAGTGCTGTTCGGTTACGAGGTGGTTGAACGCCTTCCAAGTTTAGTTCAAGAATGGGTGGCGCTTGCACAACAGCAGGCGCAGGCAATTCACGAGCCACAAATCCGGGGCGCAGATGATGCCGTTCCGGAGGAGGATGGGCAACTTTTCTAA
- a CDS encoding DNA adenine methylase, with amino-acid sequence MGNKQKFALEICSYFPKLYGTYFEPFIGSGAVLATLAPKVAIAGDVFAPLIQIWQKLHDDTEELIQWYAERHALIDVMGKKEAYAKVLADYNASPSGADLLFLSRVCYGGVVRFRKSDGHMSTPCGPHRPMPVENFADRAHIWAARTRGARFMHADFEETMKLAKPGDLAYFDSPYVDSQTIIYGAQSFSVERLFKVVGDLKARGVYVAVSLDGTKKSGDHKVSLPIPDGLFEREELVHLGSSMLKRYQLKDQTAEDHHVVDRLLLTY; translated from the coding sequence ATTGGTAACAAGCAGAAATTCGCGCTGGAGATATGCAGTTACTTCCCTAAGCTGTACGGCACGTATTTCGAGCCATTCATCGGGAGTGGAGCCGTCCTCGCAACTTTGGCGCCAAAAGTCGCTATTGCGGGCGACGTGTTTGCTCCCCTGATTCAGATTTGGCAGAAGCTGCATGACGACACCGAAGAGTTAATTCAGTGGTATGCCGAACGGCATGCCCTCATTGACGTCATGGGGAAGAAAGAAGCCTATGCAAAGGTGCTGGCGGACTACAACGCCAGTCCGAGCGGTGCCGACCTGCTCTTCTTGAGTCGAGTTTGCTATGGTGGCGTTGTGCGCTTCCGCAAATCGGACGGACATATGAGCACGCCATGCGGACCGCACCGTCCAATGCCCGTCGAGAACTTTGCCGACCGCGCTCACATTTGGGCTGCACGCACACGCGGCGCTCGCTTCATGCACGCGGACTTCGAAGAAACGATGAAGTTGGCCAAACCAGGCGACTTGGCGTATTTCGATAGCCCTTACGTGGACAGCCAGACTATTATTTATGGTGCACAGTCATTCAGCGTCGAGCGCCTATTCAAGGTCGTGGGCGACCTTAAGGCTCGCGGAGTGTACGTTGCAGTCAGTTTGGATGGAACGAAAAAATCCGGCGACCACAAAGTGTCCCTGCCAATTCCCGATGGGTTGTTCGAACGTGAGGAATTAGTTCACCTGGGCTCGTCGATGCTGAAACGCTACCAACTGAAAGATCAAACGGCCGAAGACCACCACGTGGTCGACCGCTTGCTGCTAACATATTGA
- a CDS encoding DUF1249 domain-containing protein, with translation MTHDYSFENIHTRIFHRLLDVIPDLRTIGDIGLTEVDGLMPLTFDVLDRTHEKLTIALSHIDRHKSGEVFTSTEMTVAIYLDRDMAEALTYHDAYMSDSVYSPRKNHIDILAKRALNDSLYTWLGNLISEGYSIKAKDHDE, from the coding sequence ATGACTCACGACTATTCATTCGAGAACATCCACACTCGAATCTTTCATAGGCTACTCGATGTGATACCTGATTTGCGCACCATTGGTGACATTGGCCTAACTGAAGTAGATGGATTGATGCCACTTACTTTTGACGTCCTAGACCGCACGCACGAAAAGTTGACTATCGCGTTGAGTCACATCGACCGGCACAAATCTGGCGAGGTTTTTACTAGTACGGAAATGACCGTTGCCATCTACCTTGATCGTGATATGGCCGAAGCTCTGACGTATCACGACGCTTATATGTCTGACTCGGTTTATTCGCCACGCAAGAATCACATCGATATTCTGGCAAAACGCGCGCTGAACGACAGTCTGTATACATGGCTCGGCAATCTGATTTCAGAAGGATATTCGATCAAGGCGAAGGACCATGATGAGTGA